In the genome of Spirochaetia bacterium, one region contains:
- the carA gene encoding glutamine-hydrolyzing carbamoyl-phosphate synthase small subunit codes for MEHTFLILEDGMVFQGTGFGKAAPAIEDLLQAAETPTGEVVFNTSMCGYPEILTDPSYNGQLIVMTYPHIGNYGVDPIWSENMRKSSKVPCVGFICHDYYTGFLPPDRISLGDYMAEHGVCGLYGIDTRTLTLRLRDKGSCKGILVRTEEMTDFRKTMVMEFLSAFPSITDRDLITDVSTGKTIQDPTCEIPVPTDTAAVRFALVDFGIKKSIIQELYKRNAKVTLFPPTVTADEILASGCDSLFLSNGPGDPARLQGAVEMTRKVIGKMPVCGICLGHQLITWALGGRTVKMKFGHHGANQPVTETTTGKTFVTSQNHGFMSERSSLPKDVEIWFTNANDGSIEGIRQKKLQVQSVQFHPEASPGPQDGRWIFDLFIKGAKK; via the coding sequence ATGGAACATACATTTCTCATACTGGAAGACGGTATGGTCTTCCAGGGAACAGGTTTCGGAAAAGCCGCACCAGCAATTGAAGACTTGCTCCAGGCAGCAGAAACACCGACAGGAGAAGTTGTCTTCAACACCAGCATGTGTGGCTATCCAGAAATACTCACTGACCCTTCATACAATGGACAACTGATAGTCATGACCTATCCACATATCGGCAACTATGGTGTCGATCCCATATGGTCAGAAAATATGAGAAAAAGTAGCAAGGTACCTTGTGTCGGGTTCATCTGCCATGATTATTATACAGGTTTTCTTCCTCCTGATAGAATCAGTCTTGGTGACTATATGGCAGAACATGGAGTCTGTGGCCTATACGGCATCGACACAAGGACCCTTACATTGCGTCTTAGGGACAAGGGTTCCTGCAAGGGCATACTGGTACGGACAGAAGAAATGACTGATTTCAGAAAAACCATGGTTATGGAATTCCTATCGGCTTTCCCTTCCATTACCGACAGGGACCTGATCACGGATGTCTCAACAGGAAAGACCATTCAGGACCCGACCTGCGAAATACCAGTCCCGACGGATACAGCTGCAGTCAGATTTGCATTGGTCGATTTCGGTATCAAGAAATCAATCATACAAGAACTGTACAAAAGGAATGCCAAGGTAACGCTTTTCCCTCCGACAGTAACTGCAGACGAAATACTTGCCTCCGGCTGCGACAGCCTGTTCCTTTCAAATGGCCCTGGAGATCCAGCCAGACTTCAAGGCGCTGTGGAAATGACAAGAAAAGTAATCGGCAAGATGCCCGTATGCGGCATTTGTCTGGGACATCAGCTGATCACATGGGCCTTGGGTGGCAGAACTGTCAAGATGAAGTTTGGCCATCACGGAGCCAACCAGCCGGTAACAGAAACTACAACCGGAAAGACCTTTGTCACCAGTCAGAACCATGGTTTCATGAGCGAACGTTCCAGCTTGCCGAAAGATGTTGAAATCTGGTTTACCAATGCAAATGACGGAAGCATCGAAGGCATCCGGCAGAAAAAACTGCAGGTACAGTCAGTCCAGTTCCACCCTGAAGCATCCCCTGGGCCCCAAGACGGCAGATGGATCTTCGATCTGTTCATCAAAGGAGCAAAAAAATGA
- the carB gene encoding carbamoyl-phosphate synthase large subunit: MSARKDIHRILVIGSGPIVIGQACEFDYSGNQAVRALKEEGYEVILINPNPATMMTTPGSADKIYMEPLKTEYVEQILQRDRPDAILSTMGGQTGLNLTLELARKGLLDKYGVQVIGAGIDSINKAEDRGEFKKIVESLGLESAKSAIVHTTEEAVKVPSLISFPLIIRPSYTLGGMGGSIAYDEKEYLPLIEKALETSPVHEALVEESLIGWKEFEMEVMRDSKDNAIIVCSIENIDPMGVHTGDSITIAPIQTLDDRQYQRMRNASIDILRAVGVDCGGSNVQFAMKPDSDRMIVIEMNPRVSRSSALASKATGFPIARCSAKLAIGYTLDEVMNEITGQSASCFEPALDYCAVKVPRFELEKFPLPSSALGTQMRSVGEALALGRTALEALNKAIRASEQKKEGLECIDHGVDTYLKSAHPLRIFAAYTKLYELEEDGIGQISKITGFDRWFLYQLCRQVKMDKALQRGNLDRQLLLQAKQYGMSDARIATLSGHTKKEIEQIRQENNIRTCVHFVDTCAGEFKALTPYCYTTYGEKDEGTPIEKDGIIILASGPNRIGQGLEFDTCCSLASLAYQKLGRKTIMVNSNPETVSTDYNVSDRLYIEPLTAEHVKGIMDKEGTHDVVVQLGGQTPLNMAKELKDYGANIIGTSLEGIDETEDRALFSALIKKLELRQAANKMAGTVEEVHKAAQEIGFPVLLRPSFVLGGRSMFIAYDQSGLDEFFNNEISFSPEAPILVDQFLEDAFEYDLDAVSDGKSLYVGGILQHIEAAGIHSGDSAAVFPPYKSKPEILRQMKEAALAIAKTLNVRGLINIQFAVKDDRLYFIEVNPRASRTVPFISKSSGINLIDAAVKVWQGIDLVQQGLIKKEGSFEEGHCVTGWAIKEAVFSFDRFANVDPALGPEMRSTGEVVGMGRTFGEAYAKSQAGAGNKLPTSGRVVISVNRKDRKTIVPIARKLQELGFSIAATKGTARDLFDAGILCDVMLKTHEGHPNIVDHLRHRKVDLVINTPMGFRARRSDDEIRTEAMRLKIPYTTTTSAAQAAVEAIMFLQEKQYTVRELPSFKQ, translated from the coding sequence ATGAGCGCAAGAAAAGATATCCATCGCATTTTGGTGATAGGAAGCGGTCCTATCGTCATAGGTCAGGCCTGTGAGTTCGACTATAGCGGCAACCAAGCAGTAAGGGCACTCAAGGAAGAAGGGTACGAAGTCATTCTCATCAACCCGAATCCAGCAACCATGATGACGACTCCGGGCAGTGCAGATAAGATATATATGGAACCTCTGAAGACTGAATATGTCGAGCAAATATTGCAAAGAGACCGTCCTGATGCAATTCTTTCCACCATGGGAGGTCAGACAGGTCTGAATCTGACGCTTGAACTTGCAAGGAAGGGATTATTGGACAAATATGGTGTCCAAGTCATCGGCGCTGGCATTGATTCCATCAACAAAGCGGAAGACAGAGGAGAATTCAAGAAAATCGTCGAAAGCCTTGGCTTGGAATCAGCAAAAAGTGCCATCGTACATACTACAGAAGAGGCCGTAAAGGTTCCCTCCCTGATTTCTTTTCCTTTGATCATACGTCCGAGCTACACGCTGGGCGGCATGGGTGGTTCCATAGCCTATGATGAAAAGGAATATCTGCCTCTTATCGAAAAGGCCCTTGAAACAAGCCCCGTACATGAGGCTTTGGTCGAAGAATCTCTCATTGGATGGAAAGAGTTCGAGATGGAAGTCATGCGTGATAGCAAAGACAACGCCATCATAGTCTGTTCCATCGAGAATATCGATCCCATGGGAGTCCATACAGGAGATTCCATTACCATAGCTCCTATCCAGACACTTGATGACCGGCAATATCAACGCATGAGGAATGCCTCAATTGATATTCTGAGAGCAGTCGGCGTTGACTGCGGAGGGTCAAACGTACAGTTTGCAATGAAACCGGACTCTGACCGGATGATTGTCATTGAAATGAACCCGAGGGTTTCAAGGTCTTCCGCCCTTGCTTCCAAGGCAACAGGTTTTCCTATCGCCCGTTGCAGTGCCAAGCTTGCCATAGGTTACACCCTCGATGAAGTAATGAATGAAATCACAGGACAAAGTGCTTCCTGCTTTGAACCTGCCTTGGATTACTGTGCCGTAAAGGTTCCAAGGTTTGAATTGGAAAAATTTCCCTTGCCTTCCAGTGCCTTGGGCACCCAGATGAGAAGTGTAGGAGAAGCCTTGGCTCTCGGAAGGACTGCCTTGGAAGCCCTGAACAAAGCCATCAGGGCCAGTGAACAGAAAAAAGAAGGACTGGAGTGCATCGATCACGGAGTCGATACGTATCTGAAAAGTGCACATCCTCTGAGGATATTTGCAGCATATACCAAGCTGTATGAATTGGAAGAAGACGGAATTGGCCAAATCAGCAAAATCACGGGTTTTGACAGATGGTTCCTTTACCAGCTTTGCCGACAAGTCAAAATGGACAAAGCTCTTCAGAGGGGGAACCTGGACAGACAGCTTCTGCTGCAGGCTAAGCAATATGGCATGAGTGATGCACGGATTGCTACCCTTTCAGGACATACAAAAAAGGAAATCGAGCAAATAAGGCAAGAAAACAACATACGTACCTGTGTACATTTTGTCGATACCTGTGCCGGTGAGTTCAAGGCACTTACACCGTATTGCTACACAACCTATGGAGAAAAAGATGAAGGAACTCCGATAGAAAAAGACGGAATAATCATCCTGGCAAGTGGGCCGAACAGAATCGGACAAGGACTGGAATTCGACACTTGCTGTAGTTTGGCTTCCCTTGCATACCAGAAGCTAGGCAGGAAGACAATCATGGTCAACAGCAATCCCGAGACCGTCAGTACAGATTATAACGTCAGTGATCGGCTGTACATAGAACCACTCACGGCAGAACACGTCAAGGGAATCATGGATAAAGAAGGAACCCATGACGTTGTCGTCCAGCTTGGAGGTCAGACTCCGCTTAACATGGCTAAGGAACTGAAAGATTACGGAGCAAATATCATCGGTACATCCTTAGAAGGTATCGATGAGACAGAAGACCGTGCCTTGTTTTCGGCACTTATAAAGAAGTTGGAACTCAGACAAGCTGCAAACAAGATGGCAGGTACGGTCGAGGAAGTCCATAAAGCCGCACAGGAAATCGGCTTTCCCGTACTGCTGCGTCCATCCTTCGTCCTCGGAGGCCGTAGCATGTTCATTGCCTATGACCAATCTGGCCTTGATGAATTCTTCAACAACGAAATATCATTTTCTCCTGAGGCACCCATACTTGTGGACCAATTCCTTGAAGATGCCTTTGAATATGACCTTGACGCCGTTTCTGATGGTAAAAGCCTCTATGTAGGAGGCATACTCCAGCATATAGAGGCAGCAGGCATTCATAGCGGAGACAGTGCAGCAGTCTTTCCTCCCTACAAGTCAAAGCCTGAAATCCTGCGGCAAATGAAGGAAGCTGCACTTGCTATCGCAAAGACACTCAACGTCAGAGGTTTGATAAACATACAGTTCGCAGTCAAGGATGACCGGCTTTATTTCATCGAAGTAAATCCAAGAGCAAGCCGTACGGTTCCTTTCATATCGAAAAGCAGTGGCATCAACCTGATTGACGCAGCAGTCAAAGTCTGGCAGGGAATTGACTTGGTACAGCAAGGGTTGATCAAGAAAGAAGGCAGTTTCGAAGAAGGGCACTGCGTAACCGGCTGGGCAATCAAGGAAGCAGTCTTTTCATTTGACAGATTTGCCAATGTAGATCCGGCTCTCGGCCCTGAAATGAGAAGCACAGGAGAAGTCGTAGGTATGGGACGTACATTCGGAGAAGCCTACGCAAAAAGCCAAGCGGGAGCAGGAAACAAGTTGCCTACGTCTGGAAGAGTAGTCATCAGCGTCAATCGAAAGGATAGAAAAACCATTGTCCCTATTGCCAGAAAACTCCAAGAATTAGGATTTTCGATTGCAGCTACGAAGGGAACGGCCCGCGATTTATTCGATGCAGGCATCCTGTGTGATGTCATGCTGAAAACACATGAAGGACACCCGAATATCGTCGACCACCTGCGGCACCGCAAGGTTGACCTTGTAATCAACACACCGATGGGATTCAGAGCCAGAAGAAGTGATGACGAAATAAGGACAGAAGCAATGAGACTCAAAATCCCTTATACGACAACAACCAGCGCAGCTCAAGCTGCAGTGGAAGCAATCATGTTCCTACAGGAAAAACAGTATACAGTCAGGGAATTGCCTTCCTTCAAACAGTAA
- the aspS gene encoding aspartate--tRNA ligase, whose amino-acid sequence MAEEAFSQRTVTCGGLTKADAGKHVVLNGWVHRDRNHGALHFINLRDRYGITQVVVDDDASEELQQTATQLKMEYCIAVTGIVRLRPDSMINPDMATGEIEVKAEKIEILSTCKPLPFMIDDEANANEDLRLKYRFLDLRTKGMQDRIRLRHEVVKAIRQYLYKTDFYEIETPTLIRSTPEGARDFLVPSRIYPGKFYALPQSPQLLKQLLMVSGFDKYFQIARCYRDEDARGDRQLEFTQLDMEMSFVNRDDVLELVEELFNYVFKQVMDYDLPEHFRRITYQDSMDTYGTDKPDLRFKVEMHDISTLASKTTFATFKDTLAEGGCIKALCAPKTDAVAFSRKYIDSLQEAAKIYGANGLGWAKVGAGCTLTGGVSKFFAGIESDLCKELGAQEGDLICIVAQKDWKKCCTSLGAVRSKLGKDLNLIGPGFELCWIIDFPLFEYNEDEGHWEAAHHMFSMPQVEYLDTLESNPGAVKGDLYDLVLNGYELASGSIRIHDVELQKRIFRICNFSDEEAERRFGFLLNAFSYGAPPHGGIAPGIDRLVMLLAGQNSIKEVIAFPKNTAAYSPMDDAPSYVDKQQLDELHLSINYPNDHT is encoded by the coding sequence ATGGCAGAAGAAGCTTTTTCACAAAGGACCGTCACTTGTGGCGGCCTGACAAAGGCAGATGCAGGAAAGCATGTAGTATTGAACGGTTGGGTACACCGTGACAGAAACCATGGAGCTCTACATTTCATCAACCTCCGGGATCGGTATGGGATTACTCAGGTAGTTGTCGACGATGATGCAAGTGAAGAACTTCAACAGACAGCAACACAGCTCAAAATGGAATATTGTATTGCCGTGACAGGTATCGTACGTCTTCGCCCGGATTCCATGATCAACCCTGATATGGCAACAGGAGAAATTGAAGTCAAGGCTGAAAAGATTGAAATCCTCAGTACTTGCAAACCCTTGCCTTTCATGATTGATGATGAAGCCAATGCAAATGAAGACCTTAGGTTGAAGTATAGGTTCCTCGATCTCAGGACAAAAGGGATGCAGGACCGTATCAGGCTCAGACACGAAGTTGTGAAGGCAATTCGCCAATATCTATATAAAACCGATTTCTACGAAATAGAGACCCCGACACTAATCAGAAGTACTCCCGAAGGAGCAAGGGACTTCCTTGTCCCTTCCCGTATTTATCCTGGTAAATTCTACGCGTTGCCGCAAAGCCCGCAATTACTCAAACAGTTGCTTATGGTAAGTGGCTTCGACAAATATTTTCAGATTGCCCGCTGCTACAGGGATGAAGATGCCAGAGGAGACCGTCAACTTGAATTTACCCAGCTTGATATGGAAATGAGCTTTGTAAACAGAGACGATGTCCTCGAATTAGTCGAAGAGTTATTCAATTATGTCTTCAAGCAGGTGATGGATTATGATCTGCCGGAACACTTCAGGAGAATTACCTATCAGGATAGCATGGATACTTACGGTACAGACAAACCGGATCTGAGATTCAAGGTTGAAATGCATGACATCAGTACCCTTGCATCAAAAACCACCTTTGCGACATTCAAGGATACCCTGGCAGAAGGCGGTTGCATCAAAGCACTCTGTGCCCCAAAGACTGATGCAGTAGCTTTCTCCAGAAAGTATATCGACAGTCTTCAGGAAGCAGCGAAGATCTATGGAGCAAACGGCTTAGGATGGGCCAAAGTCGGTGCAGGTTGTACACTTACAGGTGGTGTATCTAAGTTTTTTGCGGGCATCGAATCTGACCTCTGCAAGGAACTAGGAGCACAGGAAGGAGACCTCATCTGCATCGTGGCACAAAAAGATTGGAAAAAATGCTGTACAAGCCTCGGTGCTGTCAGATCCAAACTTGGCAAGGATCTCAACCTTATAGGTCCCGGTTTCGAACTTTGCTGGATCATTGATTTCCCCTTGTTTGAATACAACGAAGACGAAGGGCATTGGGAAGCTGCACATCATATGTTCAGCATGCCACAGGTAGAATATTTGGATACGTTGGAAAGTAATCCAGGGGCAGTCAAGGGTGATTTATATGACTTGGTACTCAATGGATATGAACTTGCTTCAGGTTCTATCCGTATCCATGATGTGGAATTGCAGAAAAGGATTTTCCGCATCTGCAATTTCAGTGATGAAGAAGCAGAAAGAAGATTCGGGTTCCTGCTCAATGCATTCAGTTATGGAGCTCCACCTCATGGGGGCATTGCACCCGGCATAGATAGATTGGTAATGCTGTTGGCAGGCCAGAACTCTATCAAGGAAGTAATAGCCTTCCCAAAGAACACCGCAGCCTATTCTCCCATGGATGATGCCCCTTCATATGTAGATAAGCAACAGTTGGATGAACTCCATCTCTCCATTAATTATCCTAATGATCACACATAG
- a CDS encoding cation diffusion facilitator family transporter: MNGKEKIAMKVSSTSIVINLLLSFFKFFAGIFGHSEALISDAIHSASDVFSTIIVMIGIKISEKAPDPSHQYGHEKFESLATIILGIILFLTGLEIGKTGLMSIIKGTYTKNLEPTLITVVAAATSIIIKEAMFWYTRAAAKKTGSSALMADAWHHRSDALSSIGSLAGILFARHDYPVMDPVASLVICAFILKASIDILKDGTDKMVDHSCSDAEIKAMAAVIKGVTGVVRLDSLKTRKFGDRAYVDVEIAADGNLSLYDSHAIAVNVHNQIEENFPIVKHCMVHVNPLEARTPYEIKSND, encoded by the coding sequence ATGAATGGAAAAGAAAAAATTGCCATGAAAGTCAGCTCCACAAGCATTGTCATCAACCTGTTGCTGTCTTTTTTCAAGTTTTTTGCTGGAATATTCGGTCATAGCGAAGCTTTGATCAGCGATGCCATTCATTCTGCTTCAGACGTCTTTTCTACCATCATCGTCATGATCGGCATAAAGATTTCCGAAAAGGCACCAGACCCCTCCCATCAGTACGGACACGAAAAGTTTGAAAGCTTGGCAACCATTATCCTTGGCATCATTCTTTTCCTTACAGGCTTGGAAATCGGCAAGACAGGTCTGATGTCCATCATAAAGGGAACGTACACAAAGAATCTTGAGCCGACCCTGATCACGGTAGTTGCCGCTGCAACATCAATCATCATCAAGGAAGCAATGTTCTGGTATACCAGAGCCGCGGCAAAAAAAACCGGGAGTTCTGCACTCATGGCAGATGCATGGCATCATCGCTCAGATGCCCTGTCCTCCATAGGTTCCTTGGCAGGTATCTTGTTTGCCAGACATGACTACCCCGTCATGGATCCTGTGGCATCACTTGTCATCTGTGCTTTCATCCTCAAAGCTTCCATTGATATACTGAAGGATGGAACCGACAAAATGGTTGATCATTCCTGCAGTGACGCTGAAATCAAGGCAATGGCAGCAGTTATAAAAGGTGTAACAGGAGTTGTTCGGCTAGATTCACTGAAAACAAGAAAATTCGGTGACAGAGCTTATGTCGACGTCGAAATCGCAGCAGATGGGAACCTTTCTCTTTATGATTCGCATGCAATTGCCGTAAATGTACATAATCAGATCGAGGAGAATTTTCCGATCGTAAAACACTGCATGGTCCATGTAAATCCTTTGGAAGCACGGACCCCATATGAAATCAAAAGCAATGATTGA
- a CDS encoding DUF6062 family protein, whose amino-acid sequence MLADANKPQGLALLCDTYLQTSRDRLAENFSRLEKAKPGRRTSQAIHALGEETHNRERGCLVCDIIEDRTVRYLYTVVALWNSDTQFREELGQGKGFCLYHFNRLLSMAEMALESDQCNIFVRELAKIEQDNLARIQQDVYWMTQKYKSENRDKPWNGCEDAHKRTVSKIVGSCRSLDPTEKQK is encoded by the coding sequence ATGCTGGCTGATGCGAACAAGCCACAGGGGCTTGCCTTGCTTTGCGATACTTATTTGCAGACCAGCCGTGACCGTTTGGCAGAAAATTTCAGCAGGCTGGAAAAGGCAAAACCTGGTCGCAGAACTTCGCAGGCAATACATGCCTTGGGAGAGGAAACTCATAACCGTGAACGAGGTTGCCTGGTTTGTGATATCATTGAAGACAGGACAGTCAGGTATCTCTATACTGTGGTTGCCTTGTGGAACAGCGATACCCAATTTCGTGAAGAACTCGGACAGGGTAAAGGTTTTTGTCTTTATCATTTCAATCGGTTGCTTTCCATGGCTGAGATGGCATTGGAAAGCGACCAGTGCAACATATTTGTCCGTGAACTTGCAAAAATAGAGCAGGACAACCTTGCACGTATCCAACAGGATGTCTATTGGATGACACAGAAGTACAAAAGCGAAAACCGTGACAAACCCTGGAATGGCTGTGAGGATGCCCATAAGAGAACTGTTTCAAAGATTGTCGGTAGCTGTCGTTCCCTTGATCCGACAGAAAAACAAAAATAG
- a CDS encoding glycerophosphodiester phosphodiesterase, translated as MKVFGHRGFSGKYPENTMLAFKKAVTEAKVDGIELDVHLSKDDKLVIIHDEKVDRTTDGTGFVRDFTLAELKRLQAGARFKDMYGKVGIPTLEEYCSFIKDYDVVTNIEIKTNLFWYDDIERKTYDMLAKYGLLDRIIISSFNHSSVILMKEIDKKIPCGLLVEACGLGNVGAYANKLGVEYYHPDISTLTKAEVHDCKDHGVGLNVWTVNDMQTLTDSVDWQVDGIISNYPDVAKAYVAYRGC; from the coding sequence ATCAAAGTATTTGGCCACAGGGGGTTTTCAGGCAAATATCCTGAGAATACTATGCTGGCTTTTAAGAAAGCCGTTACTGAAGCCAAGGTTGATGGTATCGAGCTTGACGTACATCTCAGCAAAGATGATAAATTGGTAATTATCCATGATGAAAAAGTTGACAGGACTACTGATGGCACTGGGTTTGTAAGGGACTTTACCCTTGCTGAGCTGAAGAGGTTGCAGGCAGGTGCCCGTTTCAAGGATATGTATGGAAAGGTAGGAATCCCGACCTTGGAGGAATACTGTTCCTTTATCAAGGATTATGATGTCGTTACGAACATTGAAATCAAGACAAACCTGTTTTGGTATGATGATATTGAAAGGAAAACCTATGATATGTTGGCAAAATATGGTTTGCTTGACAGAATAATAATTTCTTCATTTAACCACAGTTCTGTCATTCTTATGAAAGAGATTGACAAGAAGATTCCCTGTGGTCTACTGGTAGAAGCCTGTGGACTTGGCAATGTCGGTGCCTATGCCAACAAGCTGGGTGTCGAGTATTATCATCCTGATATCAGTACGTTGACAAAGGCCGAGGTCCATGATTGCAAGGACCATGGCGTAGGACTGAATGTCTGGACCGTCAATGATATGCAGACTCTGACAGATTCAGTTGATTGGCAGGTCGATGGCATAATAAGCAATTATCCTGATGTCGCCAAAGCATATGTAGCCTATAGAGGCTGCTGA
- a CDS encoding 1-deoxy-D-xylulose-5-phosphate synthase, translated as MRDTSDLANMRDAVMAAILDLGAEHEETVMLDADLASCLGSNKFGEKFPGRFYDCGIAEANMVGVAAGLSSMGLRPFVHTFGCFASRRDYDQFFLSVAYAHQVVHLIGSDPGITAQKNGGTHMPFEDIALMRQVPGLTIIDPSDAQSAYELIRQAYALDKPSYTRAARKGITHRYPVGTKIVLGKGIELAKGKDVAIIATGEVMVNEAVKALDSLKADGIDATLVDLHTIKPLDTELIEKVAQRCGKVLVCENGRYAGGVGEAIAAHLAQTYPTKMGFLNVGERFGEVGTLEYLKGAFGFTAENIYKKTVDLLKK; from the coding sequence ATGAGAGATACCAGTGACTTGGCCAATATGCGTGATGCCGTGATGGCTGCAATCCTTGATCTGGGCGCAGAACATGAAGAGACGGTGATGCTGGATGCGGATCTGGCAAGTTGCCTCGGCTCGAATAAGTTCGGGGAGAAGTTCCCCGGCCGCTTCTATGACTGCGGCATCGCCGAGGCGAACATGGTCGGGGTTGCTGCTGGCCTGTCTTCCATGGGCCTGCGGCCTTTCGTGCACACCTTCGGTTGCTTTGCCAGCCGCAGGGACTATGACCAGTTCTTCCTGTCCGTGGCCTATGCCCACCAGGTCGTGCATCTCATCGGTTCCGACCCTGGCATCACGGCTCAGAAGAACGGTGGTACACATATGCCGTTCGAAGATATCGCCTTGATGAGGCAGGTCCCCGGACTTACCATCATCGATCCCTCAGATGCACAGAGTGCATATGAACTGATCCGTCAGGCCTATGCGCTTGACAAACCGTCATATACGCGGGCTGCCAGAAAGGGAATTACACACAGATATCCCGTAGGAACCAAGATTGTCCTGGGCAAGGGCATTGAACTGGCAAAAGGAAAAGATGTGGCAATCATTGCTACCGGAGAGGTCATGGTGAATGAGGCCGTCAAAGCGTTGGATTCACTGAAGGCTGATGGTATTGATGCAACATTGGTTGACCTGCATACGATAAAGCCGCTCGATACCGAGCTTATTGAAAAAGTAGCCCAGCGTTGTGGAAAGGTGCTTGTCTGTGAGAACGGCAGGTATGCCGGGGGTGTGGGGGAAGCCATTGCTGCACATCTGGCACAGACCTACCCGACGAAGATGGGTTTCCTGAATGTCGGTGAACGTTTCGGTGAAGTCGGCACACTGGAATATCTGAAGGGTGCCTTCGGCTTTACTGCTGAGAATATCTATAAGAAAACTGTTGATTTGCTTAAGAAATAG
- a CDS encoding transketolase, whose product MELQELKRKALEIRALTIREIGHHGSGHIGGSMSIVELLTYLYYQEMRIDPKDPKKEDRDRFVCSKGHAGPAVYATLSTKGYFPEDWLMTLNHGGTRLPSHCDMTKTPGIDFTGGSLGQGFSAAVGIALGQKVKGLDARTFVVIGDGESQEGQIWEGAETAAQWKLGNLIAFTDLNKLQLDGPTDSIVSLENVDTRWLGFGWHVQRINGHDFKELKRAIDHAKEVTDRPSMIVMDTEKSHGFIPGEGITGNHSMAFDEKTAEEAINALYAREGVAR is encoded by the coding sequence ATGGAATTACAGGAACTGAAGCGAAAAGCTTTGGAAATCCGTGCCTTGACCATCAGGGAGATTGGTCACCATGGATCAGGACATATCGGTGGCAGCATGTCAATTGTCGAACTGCTGACCTACCTGTACTACCAGGAGATGAGGATTGACCCCAAGGATCCGAAGAAAGAAGACCGAGATCGGTTTGTCTGTTCGAAGGGCCATGCAGGCCCGGCTGTCTATGCCACCCTGTCAACGAAGGGGTATTTCCCGGAAGATTGGCTTATGACGCTCAACCATGGCGGCACAAGGCTTCCAAGCCATTGTGACATGACCAAGACACCTGGGATAGATTTTACCGGTGGGTCACTGGGACAAGGCTTTTCTGCTGCCGTAGGTATTGCACTCGGGCAGAAGGTCAAGGGGCTTGATGCACGGACCTTTGTCGTCATAGGGGACGGAGAGAGCCAGGAAGGACAGATCTGGGAAGGTGCGGAGACTGCCGCACAGTGGAAGCTTGGCAATCTCATTGCATTCACCGACCTGAACAAGCTGCAGCTTGACGGGCCTACTGATTCGATTGTCTCGCTTGAGAATGTTGATACCAGATGGCTTGGGTTCGGCTGGCATGTCCAGAGAATAAACGGACATGATTTCAAGGAGCTGAAGAGGGCCATAGACCACGCCAAGGAAGTCACGGACCGTCCGTCCATGATCGTCATGGATACTGAGAAGTCACATGGCTTCATTCCTGGCGAAGGCATTACCGGAAACCATAGCATGGCCTTTGATGAGAAGACTGCGGAAGAAGCAATCAACGCCTTGTACGCAAGAGAGGGGGTAGCAAGATGA